A single window of Flavobacterium aestivum DNA harbors:
- the asnS gene encoding asparagine--tRNA ligase: MRHTKVKDLLNSTTTLQEINAKGWVRTFRNNQFIALNDGSTINNIQCVVDFENTPDETLKRITTGAAISVTGSLVESKGAGQKYEIQVNKLEILGDSDAEKFPMQPKKHSLEFLRENAHLRVRTNAFGAIMRVRSVLSYAVHSYFQQKGFVYVNTPIITGSDAEGAGEMFKVTALPFDNTPRTEDGKVNYKEDFFGKETNLTVSGQLEGETFAMALGQIYTFGPTFRAENSNTSRHLAEFWMIEPEVAFNDLNDNMDLAEDFIKYVVKYAVDNCSEDLKFLESRLIEEEKSKPQAERSEMPLLEKLGFVMDNNFKRVSYTEAIDILRDSTPNKKKKFNYIINEWGADLQSEHERYLVEKHFKCPVILFDYPANIKAFYMRLNEDGKTVRAMDILFPGIGEIVGGSQREERFDVLVEKMKALGIDEEELWWYLDTRRFGSAVHSGFGLGFERLVLFVTGMTNIRDVIPFPRTPMNAEF; encoded by the coding sequence ATGAGACACACAAAAGTTAAAGACTTACTAAACAGTACAACAACGTTACAGGAAATTAATGCAAAAGGTTGGGTTAGAACTTTTAGAAATAATCAGTTTATTGCTTTAAATGATGGTTCTACCATTAATAATATACAATGTGTTGTCGATTTTGAGAATACTCCAGATGAAACTTTAAAGAGAATTACAACTGGTGCCGCAATTTCGGTAACCGGAAGTTTGGTAGAGAGCAAAGGAGCAGGACAAAAATATGAGATTCAGGTAAATAAACTGGAAATCTTGGGTGATTCAGATGCTGAGAAATTCCCAATGCAACCAAAGAAACATTCTTTGGAATTCTTGCGTGAAAATGCGCATTTGCGTGTACGTACCAATGCTTTTGGAGCAATTATGCGTGTACGTTCGGTTTTATCATATGCAGTTCATAGTTATTTCCAACAAAAAGGATTTGTTTATGTAAATACACCAATCATCACTGGATCTGATGCAGAAGGTGCTGGTGAAATGTTTAAAGTTACCGCTTTACCATTTGACAATACACCAAGAACCGAAGACGGAAAAGTAAATTACAAAGAGGATTTCTTTGGGAAGGAAACTAATCTTACTGTTTCCGGACAATTAGAAGGAGAAACTTTTGCAATGGCTTTGGGTCAGATTTATACTTTTGGACCAACTTTTAGAGCCGAAAACTCAAACACTTCTCGCCATTTGGCTGAATTTTGGATGATTGAACCAGAAGTGGCTTTCAATGACTTGAATGACAATATGGATCTTGCCGAAGATTTCATTAAATATGTAGTAAAATATGCCGTTGATAACTGTAGCGAAGATTTAAAATTCTTGGAAAGTCGTTTGATTGAAGAAGAAAAATCAAAGCCACAGGCTGAAAGAAGCGAAATGCCTTTGTTAGAAAAATTAGGATTTGTTATGGATAACAACTTCAAACGTGTTTCATACACCGAAGCAATTGATATCTTAAGAGATTCTACTCCAAACAAAAAGAAAAAATTCAACTATATCATTAACGAATGGGGAGCTGATTTACAATCAGAACACGAACGTTATTTGGTAGAAAAACACTTTAAATGCCCAGTAATCTTATTTGATTACCCAGCAAATATCAAAGCTTTCTATATGCGTTTGAACGAAGACGGAAAAACAGTTCGTGCGATGGATATCCTTTTCCCAGGAATTGGAGAAATCGTAGGAGGTTCTCAAAGAGAAGAGCGTTTTGATGTATTGGTCGAAAAAATGAAAGCCTTAGGAATAGACGAAGAAGAATTATGGTGGTATTTAGACACTAGAAGATTTGGTTCTGCGGTTCACTCTGGTTTTGGGCTTGGATTTGAAAGACTAGTTCTTTTTGTAACAGGAATGACTAACATACGTGACGTAATTCCTTTCCCAAGAACACCAATGAATGCAGAATTCTAA
- a CDS encoding sensor histidine kinase has protein sequence MDNAQGNNSTVYVLLIIILVFIGVICYLVYRLIESGKAKKSVEEKFDLLEMKVNNLQLETLESKLNPHLFKNILNSIQSHAYQTYFALDKLANVLDYILYESQKKFVSPKEEIQFALNLIEINKVKVSPLFELKVKTKINEEEKLYEQKLLAPLISIDLIENAFKHADLQSSDAFISILFEFKDNCFSLTVSNKISEKKALKKERSGIGATTLEQRLKIIYKNQYKLDKFVENDIYIAHLKINLLEYKNQMFTA, from the coding sequence ATGGATAATGCACAAGGAAACAACAGTACCGTATATGTGTTACTGATAATTATTTTGGTGTTCATTGGTGTGATTTGTTACCTTGTTTACCGATTAATTGAATCTGGAAAAGCCAAAAAGAGTGTAGAAGAGAAGTTTGATTTACTTGAAATGAAAGTAAATAATCTTCAATTGGAAACATTAGAATCTAAACTGAATCCACACCTCTTCAAGAATATACTCAACTCTATTCAATCGCATGCCTATCAAACGTATTTTGCTTTAGATAAATTAGCCAATGTTTTGGATTACATTTTGTATGAAAGTCAAAAAAAGTTTGTTTCACCAAAAGAAGAAATCCAGTTTGCCCTCAACCTTATTGAAATTAATAAAGTTAAAGTGAGTCCGCTTTTTGAATTGAAAGTAAAAACGAAGATTAATGAAGAAGAAAAGCTGTATGAGCAAAAACTTTTGGCTCCTCTGATTTCGATTGATTTAATAGAGAATGCTTTTAAGCATGCCGATTTGCAAAGTTCTGATGCCTTTATTTCTATACTATTTGAGTTTAAGGACAATTGTTTTAGTTTGACAGTTTCTAATAAAATTTCAGAGAAAAAAGCATTAAAGAAGGAACGAAGCGGTATTGGTGCCACTACATTAGAACAACGATTGAAAATTATATACAAGAATCAGTACAAATTGGATAAATTTGTTGAAAATGACATTTATATTGCACATTTAAAAATCAATCTACTTGAATACAAAAATCAAATGTTTACTGCTTGA
- a CDS encoding cation:proton antiporter, whose amino-acid sequence MKNYRNTIFYFVITGGFSALIYWIILQGKHLEMSKTMNTPIATNDSWGDFLVSMLHNIKDPLAILLAQIIMIILVARFFGWVFKKIGQPSVIGEIIAGIALGPSLLGMYCPEFFHALFPANSLENLKFLSQIGLILFMFVIGMELDIKVLKNRAKEAVVISHASIVIPFALGIGLAYFVYNRFAPEGVKFLSFSLFMGIAMSITAFPVLARIVQERGMHKTKLGAIVITCAAADDITAWCLLAVVIAIVKAGTFVSSLYIISLALLYVLLMIFLVKPFLKRIGDLYGTKDSLSKPVVAIFFLTLIVSSYATELVGIHALFGAFMMGSIMPDVPKFRTVFIEKVEDVSVILLLPLFFVFTGLRTEIGLLNDPYLWKVTGFIILVAVVGKFFGSALAAKFVGQNWRNSLIIGALMNTRGLMELIVLNIGLELKVLTTEVFTMMVIMALVTTFMTGPALDLINYIFKTNDRTDHEDEIKYSKYRILISFGNNEKGKSLLRLANSLVKKQKEKASITALHLSLSDEMHPFNIEDKEKSSFNPIVKESILLKQEITTIFKATIDIENEITDIANQGDYDLLLVGLGKSIFEGTILGKVIGFTTRIINPERLIDKFTGKEGLFANSPFDERTRQIVLKAKMPLGILIDKDLKVVDQVFVPIFCPEDSFLIDYAQKLIFNNDSKVTFLDINGLINSNFVIGSAISSLKQKFPNNIILDNESILKIDFLEKQDLMIVSLDSWKDLLDSRSVWLSGVPSVLIIKH is encoded by the coding sequence ATGAAAAATTACAGGAATACAATTTTTTATTTCGTTATCACTGGCGGTTTTTCCGCATTAATCTACTGGATTATTCTACAAGGAAAACATTTAGAAATGTCCAAAACAATGAATACTCCTATAGCAACAAATGATTCTTGGGGAGATTTTCTAGTATCGATGTTGCATAATATAAAAGATCCATTAGCTATTTTACTGGCACAGATTATAATGATTATATTGGTGGCTCGTTTTTTTGGATGGGTTTTCAAAAAAATTGGGCAGCCCTCAGTAATTGGAGAAATTATTGCAGGTATTGCATTGGGTCCCTCATTATTAGGGATGTATTGTCCAGAATTTTTTCATGCTCTTTTCCCCGCAAACTCTTTAGAAAATTTAAAGTTTTTGAGCCAGATAGGATTGATTCTATTTATGTTCGTAATAGGAATGGAATTGGATATCAAGGTTTTGAAAAACAGAGCCAAAGAGGCTGTTGTTATTAGTCATGCCAGTATTGTGATACCATTTGCATTAGGGATTGGGTTGGCTTATTTTGTCTACAACCGTTTTGCTCCGGAAGGAGTTAAGTTTCTTTCTTTTAGCTTATTTATGGGAATCGCCATGAGTATTACAGCGTTTCCGGTATTGGCAAGAATTGTGCAGGAGCGAGGCATGCATAAAACCAAATTGGGGGCTATTGTGATTACTTGTGCAGCGGCCGATGACATTACGGCTTGGTGTTTGCTTGCTGTGGTAATTGCTATTGTCAAGGCAGGAACTTTTGTAAGTTCATTGTATATTATTTCATTAGCACTGTTATATGTTTTACTAATGATTTTTTTGGTAAAACCTTTCTTGAAAAGGATAGGGGATTTATACGGAACCAAGGACAGTTTGAGTAAACCTGTTGTTGCTATATTTTTTCTCACATTGATTGTCTCATCTTATGCTACTGAGTTAGTGGGGATTCATGCGCTATTCGGTGCTTTTATGATGGGAAGTATCATGCCGGATGTTCCCAAGTTTAGAACAGTTTTTATAGAAAAAGTCGAAGATGTTTCGGTTATACTTTTACTTCCATTATTTTTTGTATTCACAGGATTACGAACCGAAATAGGATTGCTCAACGATCCTTATTTGTGGAAAGTTACAGGCTTTATTATTCTTGTAGCTGTAGTTGGTAAATTTTTCGGGAGTGCGCTGGCTGCAAAATTCGTTGGACAAAATTGGAGAAACAGTTTAATCATTGGTGCCTTGATGAATACCAGAGGTTTGATGGAGCTGATTGTTCTTAATATCGGTTTGGAGCTTAAAGTGCTTACAACTGAGGTTTTTACGATGATGGTGATTATGGCACTGGTTACTACTTTTATGACTGGACCTGCCTTAGACTTGATTAATTATATTTTCAAAACAAATGATAGAACGGATCATGAGGATGAAATAAAATACAGTAAATATCGAATCTTAATATCATTTGGAAACAACGAAAAAGGAAAATCTCTTTTGCGATTGGCTAATAGTTTAGTAAAAAAGCAAAAAGAGAAAGCCAGTATTACTGCTTTGCACTTGTCCCTAAGTGATGAAATGCACCCTTTTAATATAGAGGATAAAGAGAAAAGTAGTTTTAATCCGATTGTAAAAGAGTCAATTCTTTTGAAACAAGAGATTACAACCATTTTTAAAGCTACGATTGATATTGAAAACGAAATAACTGATATCGCCAATCAAGGAGATTATGATTTATTGTTGGTAGGTCTTGGAAAATCTATTTTTGAAGGAACGATTTTAGGGAAAGTAATCGGGTTTACCACAAGAATAATCAATCCGGAACGATTGATTGACAAGTTTACTGGTAAAGAAGGATTGTTCGCTAATTCTCCATTTGATGAAAGAACAAGACAAATTGTTTTGAAAGCTAAAATGCCGTTGGGTATTTTGATTGACAAAGATCTAAAAGTAGTGGATCAAGTGTTTGTTCCTATTTTTTGTCCAGAAGATTCCTTTTTGATTGATTATGCTCAAAAATTAATTTTCAATAATGATTCTAAGGTTACCTTCTTGGATATTAATGGACTAATTAATTCTAACTTTGTAATTGGAAGTGCCATCAGTTCATTAAAACAAAAATTTCCAAATAATATTATTCTGGATAATGAATCGATTCTTAAAATAGATTTCCTAGAGAAACAGGACTTAATGATTGTGAGTCTGGATAGTTGGAAAGATTTGTTGGATTCCCGCTCTGTTTGGTTAAGTGGAGTTCCTTCTGTATTGATTATAAAACATTAA
- a CDS encoding efflux RND transporter permease subunit: MKKWFSLGFWELIARVVLRNKILMLSLIALVTALLAMQWKNIHFTHTEANLLPADNIVNIEYNAFLNKFGEEGNLIVIGVKNDAIFTPKVYASWTKLMNTIKSNKDVDLVISLNDLKKLQKNETLEKFELVPFIDQSKTIDKTYLQKIKYELFNKLPFYEGLLFNKRSGSIRSAIYIDKKIVNTPERKYFVLNQLIPAIKVFEKETDIKLRVSGMPYIRTLNAQTILKEIGLFIGAALFLTSLLFFYFFRSFRATMISLFIVIISVMWSFGILGLLNYEITVLTAMVPTLMIVIGIPNCIFLTNKYHQEYKTHGNKAKALQRVTTKVGTAMLMTNVTTAIGFFTFITSNNKLLIEFGNVTSINILLLFILCIIAIPILHSYVPAPIDRHLEHLDRNSIKRFMDWILRNVKHNRFSIYVVAVSLLIISIVGIYQMRISGSLIEDMPKKEDFFKDIIFFEKEFDGVMPLEIMIDTKRKKGIMKLSTLKKMDELQKTIEEIPELSKPISIVNLVKYSKQAYYNGNPDYYDLPTSQEQAFILSYAKNATKDSKENLMKSYVDPTGQVARITTFMRDESGSRIPIIESEIRKKADMLFPPDRYNVIITGKALVFQKGTGYLLDNLLSSLVFAFFLTALLIAFMFRSFKMVLVSLIPNLLPLLLTAGLMGFLDIPLKPSTILVFGIAFGLSVDDTVRFLAQYREELRKNDWKIKKSVYATFSESGLSMFYTSIVLFFGFSVFMLSSFGGTIALGGLISLTLLFGMLSNLMLLPALVLTLNKTIANEQEFIEPKLEILEYTDEEIDDFEKN; encoded by the coding sequence ATGAAAAAATGGTTTAGTCTAGGATTCTGGGAATTAATCGCTAGAGTTGTTCTTAGGAATAAAATATTAATGTTATCATTAATTGCGTTAGTTACAGCACTTCTTGCAATGCAATGGAAAAACATCCATTTTACCCATACCGAAGCCAATTTATTACCTGCCGATAACATTGTCAATATAGAATACAATGCCTTTTTGAATAAATTTGGAGAAGAAGGTAACCTGATTGTCATTGGTGTAAAAAACGATGCAATATTTACCCCAAAAGTTTATGCCTCTTGGACGAAATTGATGAATACCATCAAATCGAACAAAGATGTTGATTTAGTTATTTCATTGAATGACTTGAAAAAACTACAAAAAAATGAAACTCTTGAAAAGTTTGAGCTAGTTCCTTTTATCGACCAAAGCAAAACAATTGACAAAACCTACCTCCAAAAAATAAAATACGAGCTTTTTAACAAACTTCCTTTTTACGAAGGATTACTTTTTAATAAAAGATCTGGAAGTATTCGTTCGGCAATTTACATAGACAAGAAAATCGTAAACACTCCGGAAAGAAAATATTTTGTACTCAATCAATTAATTCCTGCGATAAAAGTTTTTGAAAAAGAAACCGACATCAAACTTCGTGTTTCAGGAATGCCTTATATACGAACACTCAATGCACAAACAATCCTAAAGGAAATTGGACTTTTTATTGGAGCCGCTTTATTTCTTACTTCCTTGTTGTTCTTTTACTTTTTTAGAAGTTTTAGAGCCACAATGATTTCATTATTCATTGTAATCATCAGTGTAATGTGGTCTTTTGGAATTTTAGGATTATTAAATTATGAAATCACGGTATTGACCGCGATGGTACCAACCTTAATGATCGTTATCGGAATTCCTAACTGTATTTTCCTCACCAACAAATACCATCAGGAATACAAAACTCACGGTAACAAAGCCAAAGCCTTACAACGCGTTACTACCAAGGTAGGAACAGCCATGTTGATGACTAATGTTACTACGGCTATTGGATTTTTTACTTTCATTACCTCAAACAACAAACTACTTATCGAGTTCGGAAACGTAACTTCGATTAATATTTTGTTACTATTCATTCTATGTATTATTGCCATTCCTATTTTGCACAGTTATGTACCGGCACCTATAGACAGGCATTTAGAACATTTGGACAGGAACTCCATCAAGCGTTTCATGGATTGGATTCTAAGAAACGTAAAACACAACCGTTTCTCTATTTATGTAGTAGCAGTAAGTCTTTTAATCATCAGTATAGTTGGGATTTACCAAATGCGTATTTCCGGAAGTCTGATTGAGGACATGCCCAAAAAAGAAGATTTTTTCAAGGATATCATATTTTTCGAAAAGGAATTTGATGGTGTAATGCCTTTGGAAATAATGATTGACACCAAACGCAAAAAAGGGATAATGAAATTATCTACTTTGAAAAAAATGGACGAGCTTCAAAAAACGATAGAAGAAATCCCAGAACTTTCAAAACCAATTTCTATTGTCAATCTGGTGAAATATTCTAAACAGGCTTATTACAACGGAAACCCTGATTATTACGACTTACCTACTTCTCAGGAGCAGGCATTTATATTGTCTTATGCCAAGAATGCCACCAAAGATTCTAAAGAAAACTTAATGAAAAGCTATGTCGATCCTACAGGACAAGTAGCTCGAATTACCACATTTATGCGTGACGAAAGTGGCAGCAGAATCCCTATAATAGAATCTGAAATTCGTAAAAAAGCAGACATGCTCTTTCCTCCAGATAGATACAACGTAATTATTACTGGAAAAGCATTAGTGTTTCAAAAAGGAACCGGATATCTTCTAGACAATCTACTTTCTTCTTTAGTATTTGCTTTTTTCCTAACAGCACTTTTGATTGCGTTTATGTTTCGTTCATTCAAAATGGTATTGGTTTCATTAATTCCAAATCTATTGCCACTATTATTAACTGCAGGGCTTATGGGCTTTTTAGACATTCCGCTAAAACCTTCTACAATTTTGGTTTTCGGTATTGCCTTTGGTCTCTCCGTCGATGATACTGTTCGATTCTTGGCTCAATATCGAGAGGAACTAAGGAAAAACGATTGGAAAATAAAGAAATCCGTTTATGCCACCTTCAGCGAATCGGGGCTTAGCATGTTTTATACTTCTATCGTTTTGTTCTTCGGATTTTCGGTATTTATGCTTTCAAGTTTTGGAGGAACGATTGCTCTAGGAGGTTTAATTTCTTTGACTTTGCTATTCGGAATGTTATCTAATTTAATGTTATTGCCTGCATTGGTTTTAACCCTGAATAAAACTATTGCAAACGAGCAGGAATTTATCGAACCTAAACTTGAAATCCTCGAATACACTGACGAAGAGATTGATGATTTTGAAAAAAATTAG
- a CDS encoding DMT family transporter — MNWILLIIAGLFEVGFATCLGKAKETSGMTSTLWMVGFFIALSISMTLLYKASQTLPIGTAYAVWTGIGAVGTVLVGIFIFKEPAAFWRLFFLTTLIASIIGLKFVSAH, encoded by the coding sequence ATGAATTGGATTTTACTTATTATTGCAGGCTTATTTGAGGTAGGTTTTGCTACCTGTTTAGGCAAAGCCAAAGAAACTTCAGGAATGACATCTACTTTATGGATGGTTGGTTTTTTTATAGCACTATCTATTAGTATGACTCTATTGTATAAAGCTTCACAAACGCTGCCAATTGGTACAGCATATGCCGTTTGGACAGGAATTGGAGCTGTAGGAACTGTTTTAGTCGGTATCTTTATCTTCAAAGAACCAGCTGCTTTCTGGAGACTTTTTTTCTTAACTACTTTGATAGCATCTATAATTGGGTTGAAGTTTGTGTCTGCACATTAA
- a CDS encoding LytR/AlgR family response regulator transcription factor → MNTKIKCLLLDDELPGLTYLKMLCEQIPELEIIKAFNDPQKLLDEMPKLDFDLCISDIEMPGIDGLTLANLLQDKLVIFTTAYKDYAAEAFDIDAVDYITKPVTKERLEKAVVKVLERYNKSKTSKKFIHLNTDKGKSLLYFDQIQYIKTALSDSRDKEVLLADGTFLVLKNIKFDSLLSQLPKADFCRVNKKEIIAISAVQFFNHNEITLSLHEKKGKPIVLVLSETYRSDFLSKVKI, encoded by the coding sequence TTGAATACAAAAATCAAATGTTTACTGCTTGATGATGAGTTGCCAGGACTAACTTATCTGAAAATGCTTTGTGAACAAATTCCTGAATTAGAAATTATAAAGGCGTTTAACGATCCACAAAAATTACTCGATGAAATGCCTAAGCTCGATTTCGATTTGTGTATTTCGGATATCGAAATGCCAGGGATTGATGGGTTGACTCTGGCCAATTTGCTGCAAGATAAACTGGTTATTTTTACCACGGCCTACAAGGATTACGCTGCCGAAGCATTTGATATTGATGCAGTGGACTATATCACTAAGCCGGTTACGAAAGAACGTCTGGAGAAAGCGGTTGTAAAAGTTTTAGAACGGTACAATAAATCTAAGACTTCAAAGAAATTTATTCATTTAAACACAGATAAAGGAAAGTCATTGTTGTATTTTGATCAGATTCAATACATCAAAACGGCATTGTCAGATAGTAGAGACAAGGAAGTGCTTCTTGCAGACGGAACCTTTTTGGTACTTAAAAATATAAAGTTTGATTCGCTTTTAAGCCAGCTTCCCAAGGCTGATTTTTGTAGAGTGAATAAAAAAGAAATCATTGCAATATCGGCAGTACAGTTTTTCAATCATAATGAAATTACACTCTCGCTTCATGAGAAAAAAGGAAAACCTATTGTCTTAGTTTTGAGCGAAACCTATCGTTCTGATTTTTTATCGAAAGTGAAAATCTAA